In Fusarium oxysporum f. sp. lycopersici 4287 chromosome 2, whole genome shotgun sequence, a genomic segment contains:
- a CDS encoding RNA 3'-terminal phosphate cyclase: MKPVELDGRTGEGGGQVVRVAIAIAALTGQAVTITNVRGNRERGGLKSQHVTSIQFLAKITDADVEGLSVGSKTITFAPRRGPTELYQRNINISAESGSASTLLILQAVLPFLIFAGNDSEESVELSISGGSNVSFSLSFEYLDQVFLPTLEERFGIHVERALERRGWSLGPQSRGQIRLKFHPLMIGQTLRYKSPEQRNYPESYEIKSIDVSMVVPGSTLERLQASLTRGLGDLFSGADVHFKHVEDTNLDSRWYILLVAHSTSGVRWGHDWLGSIPKKTKNRDMFADQVSRKLCRGLYDEVAVGGQVDVHLQDQVVVFQALCEGYSSFPRGDAPDKSPPDTLIDAMGNLDIGTGRMRKEKTHEPFGYGSLHTQTARWVASEMLPSVEFYNKGNLVKGAGISMK; the protein is encoded by the exons ATGAAGCCTGTGGAACTAGACGGAAGAACAGGAGAGGGCGGTGGACAGGTTGTAAGAGTCGCAATAGCAATAGCTGCCTTGACGGGACAGGCtgtcaccatcaccaacgtCAGAGGAAATCGAGAACGTGGAG GTCTCAAGAGCCAGCACGTCACGAGCATTCAGTTCCTCGCGAAGATAACAGATGCAGATGTGGAGGGCCTAAGTGTAGGTTCCAAGACAATAACCTTCGCTCCACGACGAGGACCCACAGAACTATATCAACGCAATATCAATATATCAGCAGAGTCAGGTTCTGCGAGTACTCTCCTCATTTTGCAAGCAGTCCTCCCGTTTCTGATCTTTGCCGGCAATGATTCTGAGGAATCAGTCGAACTTTCAATATCTGGTGGATCCAATGTGTCCTTTTCACTTAGTTTTGAATATCTGGACCAAGTTTTCCTGCCAACATTGGAGGAACGATTTGGAATTCATGTTGAAAGGGCGTTAGAAAGACGTGGATGGAGCCTCGGTCCGCAGTCGAGAGGTCAGATACGTCTCAAATTTCATCCATTGATGATTGGTCAAACTCTGCGATACAAATCCCCAGAGCAACGCAATTACCCTGAGTCCTATGAGATCAAGTCTATTGATGTCAGCATGGTGGTACCTGGCAGCACACTCGAGAGGCTCCAGGCATCACTGACAAGGGGCCTGGGGGACCTCTTTTCTGGGGCAGATGTCCATTTCAAGCATGTTGAAGACACGAACCTAGATTCACGGTGGTACATACTGCTTGTGGCCCATTCCACATCTGGGGTCAGATGGGGACATGACTGGCTTGGATCAATACCGAAAAAGACTAAGAACAGGGATATGTTCGCCGATCAGGTATCAAGAAAGCTGTGTCGGGGTTTGTACGATGAGGTAGCTGTTGGTGGTCAAGTGGACgttcatcttcaagatcaagtgGTCGTTTTCCAAGCACTCTGTGAGGGATACTCTTCGTTCCCTCGAGGAGATGCCCCAGATAAATCTCCACCTGACACACTAATCGATGCCATGGGAAACCTGGATATTGGTACTGGCAGAAtgagaaaggaaaagacgCATGAGCCCTTCGGTTACGGCTCTCTTCATACGCAAACAGCCAGGTGGGTTGCTAGCGAGATGTTGCCGAGCGTGGAGTTTTACAACAAAGGCAACCTGGTGAAAGGGGCGGGTATATCAATGAAATAG